From Tiliqua scincoides isolate rTilSci1 chromosome 2, rTilSci1.hap2, whole genome shotgun sequence, the proteins below share one genomic window:
- the LOC136640486 gene encoding HLA class II histocompatibility antigen, DR alpha chain-like, whose product MAPGTAAGRRGFPGRPWLALLLLALRALAEPGPGEDVLSQVSFVQRTLSSAQGPGEFLFAFDGDEIFHVDLQRREGVWRLPEFQEFTGSQAGGARGSLATLRSNLGVLMRRSNYTPAQNVPPRATVFPERPVARGEPNVLVCLVDGFSPPVLNVSWLRNGREVEAEGRVARTDFYPRADHSFRTFSYLAFLPAPDDTYFCRVEHWGLQRPLDTEWNANMPEPLPETVENVVCGLGLAVGIAGIMVGTVLAVRSRRQNAARHRQGPL is encoded by the exons ATGGCCCCGGGCACGGCGGCGGGGCGAAGGGGCTTCCCTGGGCGCCCGTggctggcgctgctgctgctcgccCTGCGGGCTCTGGCGGAGCCTGGGCCAG GCGAGGACGTGCTCTCGCAGGTGTCCTTCGTGCAGCGGACGCTGAGCTCCGCGCAGGGGCCCGGCGAGTTCCTGTTCGCCTTCGACGGCGACGAGATCTTCCACGTGGACCTGCAGCGCAGGGAGGGCGTCTGGCGGCTGCCCGAGTTCCAGGAGTTCACCGGCTCCCAGGCCGGGGGCGCGCGGGGCAGCCTCGCCACCCTCCGCTCCAACCTGGGCGTCCTCATGCGGCGCTCCAACTACACCCCCGCCCAGAACG TCCCGCCGAGGGCCACGGTGTTCCCGGAGAGGCCGGTGGCGCGGGGGGAGCCCAACGTGCTCGTCTGCCTGGTGGACGGCTTCTCGCCGCCGGTGCTGAACGTCTCGTGGCTGCGGAACGGGCGGGAGGTGGAGGCGGAGGGCCGCGTGGCCCGGACGGACTTCTACCCCCGCGCGGACCACTCCTTCCGCACGTTCTCCTACCTGGCCTTCCTCCCGGCCCCCGACGACACCTACTTCTGCCGCGTGGAGCACTGGGGCCTGCAGCGGCCCCTGGACACCGAGTGGA ATGCCAACATGCCGGAGCCCCTCCCGGAGACGGTGGAGAACGTGGTGTGTGGCCTGGGCCTGGCCGTGGGCATTGCTGGCATCATGGTGGGCACCGTCCTCGCGGTCAGGAGCAGGCGGCAGAATGCAGCCCGCCACCGCCAAGGTCCCCT GTGA